The proteins below are encoded in one region of Deltaproteobacteria bacterium:
- a CDS encoding VWA domain-containing protein — MTSGALSFAHPWALLGLLALAPAAWLLRRRRTTLPRLRVPDGEGARSVAPSTWARLWWLPGALLLAAVALTSIGVSGPRLRASRRQDLSVEGIDIVVAFDLSTSMLAADFRPKDRITVAKEVLKSFIASRQNDRIGLVVFAGEAYTQCPLTLDYKVLESLLDQVRTGVIVDGTAIGNALGTAVNRLRESEAKSRVIILITDGDNNAGNLSPLQAAGIAKDLGIKVFTILIGKGGRVPYPTGTDLFGRTTYEPVEIDVNPELLQQIANLTGGSYYAATDKESLERGLSDVLDSLEKSKIYDVGGSTRYDEWYARFFVPAALFGLLGVALRGTRMQGAP, encoded by the coding sequence ATGACCTCGGGCGCGCTCAGCTTCGCGCACCCCTGGGCGCTTCTCGGTCTTCTCGCGCTCGCTCCGGCGGCCTGGCTGCTCCGGCGGAGGCGAACCACGCTGCCGCGGCTGCGGGTGCCGGACGGCGAAGGCGCCCGAAGCGTCGCGCCGTCCACCTGGGCGCGGCTCTGGTGGCTGCCGGGCGCGCTGCTCCTCGCTGCGGTGGCGCTGACCAGCATCGGCGTCTCCGGACCGCGGCTGCGGGCCTCCCGCCGGCAGGATCTCTCGGTCGAAGGCATCGACATCGTCGTCGCGTTCGACCTCTCCACTTCCATGCTCGCCGCCGACTTCCGCCCCAAGGACCGGATCACCGTCGCGAAGGAGGTGCTGAAGAGCTTCATCGCCTCGCGGCAGAACGACCGGATAGGGCTCGTGGTGTTCGCGGGCGAGGCATACACCCAATGCCCGCTGACGCTCGACTACAAGGTGCTCGAGTCGCTGCTCGATCAGGTGCGCACCGGCGTAATCGTCGACGGCACCGCCATCGGCAACGCGCTGGGAACGGCGGTGAACCGGCTGCGCGAATCCGAGGCGAAGAGCCGCGTGATCATCCTCATCACGGACGGCGACAACAACGCCGGCAACCTCTCGCCGCTGCAGGCGGCGGGGATCGCCAAGGATCTCGGGATCAAGGTCTTCACCATCCTGATCGGCAAGGGTGGCCGCGTCCCTTATCCCACCGGGACCGATCTGTTCGGCCGCACCACGTACGAGCCGGTGGAGATCGACGTCAATCCCGAGCTGCTCCAGCAGATCGCCAACCTCACCGGTGGCTCCTATTACGCGGCGACCGACAAGGAATCGCTGGAGAGAGGCCTCAGCGACGTGCTCGACAGCCTGGAGAAGAGCAAGATCTACGACGTGGGAGGAAGCACCCGCTACGACGAGTGGTACGCGCGCTTCTTCGTGCCGGCGGCGCTCTTCGGGCTTCTCGGCGTCGCCCTGCGCGGCACGCGCATGCAGGGGGCGCCATGA